A genomic window from Blastococcus saxobsidens DD2 includes:
- a CDS encoding helix-turn-helix transcriptional regulator, with product MTEVRAIVQDPRCFIREGVSEALRSSGVMVVAAVPTVAALDHALGELDADVVLSPVAGSAITRLTARHRLVRITDGTTIAAMISAAIRGPSGSKPPRSATHAEPLRALLTAREAGVLELVAVGLTAREIAQRLGISARTVDGHKQAVFTKFGVASQAQAVARALDEGLILLLPGDPTAEPIP from the coding sequence GTGACCGAGGTGCGGGCAATCGTGCAGGACCCCCGGTGCTTCATACGGGAGGGAGTCAGCGAGGCGTTGCGGTCGTCCGGTGTCATGGTCGTGGCGGCGGTCCCGACGGTTGCGGCGCTCGATCACGCACTGGGGGAACTGGATGCCGACGTGGTGCTGAGCCCCGTCGCTGGATCAGCCATCACCCGCCTCACCGCGCGGCACAGACTGGTGCGAATCACGGACGGGACCACGATAGCAGCGATGATCAGTGCGGCGATCCGGGGCCCGTCGGGTTCAAAGCCGCCGCGCTCGGCGACGCACGCGGAACCGCTGCGCGCGCTGCTGACCGCTCGTGAGGCCGGTGTGCTCGAACTGGTGGCCGTCGGCCTGACTGCTCGAGAGATCGCCCAGCGGTTGGGCATCAGCGCGCGCACCGTCGACGGCCACAAGCAGGCGGTGTTCACGAAGTTCGGGGTCGCCAGCCAGGCGCAGGCCGTCGCTCGTGCCCTCGACGAAGGGCTCATCCTACTGCTGCCCGGTGACCCGACCGCCGAGCCCATACCATGA
- a CDS encoding nucleotidyltransferase family protein, translating to MTDVGELLGSIAASGMECAQGAWPAEPLDDVAWAELLRRVRAERLPGFLVHAIGSGALAATPQQAVQAKREHLVAVGRVLGIETGALQILRQLASAGVQARVLKGPAVAQLDYPDPALRLFVDIDLIVRSDDFDRAVVALTEAGHHRRHRQPRPGFDRRFSKGTSFVVSDHLVVDLHRTFVMGPFGLWVDLVEVWRSSSTFTMGGARLQALDREVRFMHACFHAALGDVVPRLVPQRDVVQMLLDVRLDVDRVLLLARNWRAEAVVAKAVTESWRTLRLDLRPDLVVWALGYRPSRREARELALYSDSESGYARKSLGALRAVPGLRDKAAFLRALAFPDPSYVEGRYVSPRQRLTKGLFAVAGLRSRKRSS from the coding sequence ATGACCGACGTCGGAGAGCTGCTCGGCAGCATTGCTGCCAGCGGGATGGAGTGTGCGCAGGGCGCGTGGCCGGCCGAGCCGCTCGACGACGTCGCCTGGGCCGAATTGCTGCGCCGCGTTCGCGCGGAGCGCCTGCCCGGGTTCCTGGTCCATGCCATCGGTTCGGGCGCGCTGGCGGCCACTCCGCAACAGGCTGTACAGGCGAAGAGAGAACACCTCGTCGCGGTGGGCAGAGTGCTCGGCATCGAGACGGGCGCTCTCCAGATCCTTCGACAGCTCGCATCAGCCGGAGTGCAGGCACGCGTGCTCAAGGGGCCGGCGGTGGCCCAGCTCGACTACCCTGACCCAGCCCTCCGGCTGTTCGTCGACATCGACCTCATCGTCCGGTCGGATGACTTCGACCGGGCTGTCGTAGCGCTGACGGAAGCGGGACACCATCGGCGGCACCGGCAGCCTCGCCCTGGCTTCGACCGTCGCTTCAGCAAGGGAACCAGCTTCGTCGTCAGCGACCACCTGGTGGTCGACCTGCACCGGACGTTCGTCATGGGGCCGTTCGGGCTGTGGGTGGACCTTGTGGAGGTGTGGCGCTCGTCGAGCACGTTCACCATGGGTGGTGCTCGCCTCCAGGCGCTGGACCGGGAGGTCCGTTTCATGCATGCGTGCTTCCACGCCGCCCTCGGCGACGTCGTCCCTCGCCTCGTACCGCAACGTGACGTCGTGCAGATGCTGCTCGACGTGCGGCTCGACGTCGACCGGGTCTTGTTGCTCGCTCGAAACTGGCGCGCCGAGGCGGTCGTGGCCAAGGCTGTGACGGAGAGTTGGCGCACCCTTCGGCTCGACCTTCGTCCGGACCTGGTCGTCTGGGCGCTTGGCTACCGCCCATCGCGGCGGGAGGCGCGTGAGCTCGCCCTGTACAGCGACTCCGAGAGCGGCTATGCCCGGAAGTCACTCGGAGCGCTTCGGGCAGTTCCCGGCCTCCGCGACAAGGCAGCCTTCTTGCGCGCACTGGCTTTCCCGGACCCTTCCTACGTGGAGGGTCGATACGTAAGCCCGCGGCAGCGGCTGACCAAGGGGCTGTTCGCCGTCGCAGGACTGCGTTCCCGAAAGAGATCGAGCTGA
- a CDS encoding polysaccharide pyruvyl transferase family protein: protein MTTAREGDLRVVDHVFRRPVALLGTAIRSFGRWKNQVRTSSRSLEGARRAQQRQESAPKRFVITNVFGDTNVGGAAITAATLEALLVASPGAQVAALPIDNRRPIDRSHQLTTSAYPELRWLPSPFPRSGPLAGIRRVARLIASLVLPGRDSDPPALKALRNADLVVSKGGYVFVDRDSIRSTLSMVSTIYPLLYAARHGVPTATFPTTVGPFSHSIPRAVVRHVLRRLDLVIARDPRSFDEALALGVPRDRVVSATDGVLHMAPPSLAAQEKALAKAGLQGQRFLVLTLRHIPEAAPNEKMFRAVEEASRNALDRSHVDRIVIAIHDEAERSHAHRLADALGAPATVLEEGWTPTGLIALYARAEVLLATRLHSAIFAFIAGTPAVAVSSAGTKTEGVYESLGLPGSWVMPLRDTTGSRLSAQMTEMAGESAARAQVQEAMERLRKNGNPVAAHFAALAQHRRPLPVRD, encoded by the coding sequence ATGACAACGGCACGGGAGGGTGACTTGCGAGTGGTCGATCATGTGTTCCGGCGACCCGTTGCCCTGCTCGGTACGGCGATCCGGTCCTTCGGGCGATGGAAGAACCAGGTACGCACGAGTTCACGGAGTCTCGAAGGGGCTCGCCGCGCACAGCAGCGCCAGGAGTCCGCACCGAAGCGCTTCGTGATAACCAATGTCTTCGGTGATACGAACGTGGGAGGAGCGGCCATCACGGCCGCGACGCTGGAGGCCCTGCTCGTCGCATCCCCCGGCGCCCAGGTCGCTGCGCTACCGATTGACAACCGACGGCCGATCGATCGAAGTCACCAGCTCACGACCAGCGCCTACCCCGAGCTCCGCTGGCTCCCGTCGCCCTTCCCCCGGTCGGGACCGTTGGCGGGCATCCGCCGGGTGGCGCGGCTAATTGCCAGTCTCGTGCTGCCCGGACGTGACTCGGATCCGCCTGCTCTCAAGGCGCTCCGAAATGCGGACCTCGTCGTGAGCAAAGGCGGTTACGTCTTCGTCGATCGCGACAGCATCAGGTCGACCCTGTCGATGGTGAGCACCATCTACCCGCTGCTCTACGCCGCACGTCATGGGGTGCCCACCGCAACGTTTCCGACGACGGTCGGCCCGTTCTCCCACTCCATCCCCCGAGCCGTGGTCCGGCACGTTCTCCGGCGACTCGACCTCGTCATCGCTCGTGACCCGCGGAGCTTCGATGAAGCGCTCGCTCTCGGAGTCCCTCGCGATCGTGTCGTGTCCGCCACGGACGGGGTGCTGCACATGGCCCCGCCCAGTCTTGCCGCTCAGGAGAAGGCGCTCGCGAAGGCGGGCCTACAAGGACAGCGTTTCCTTGTCCTGACTCTGCGCCACATCCCCGAGGCGGCGCCGAACGAGAAAATGTTCCGGGCCGTGGAGGAAGCCAGCCGCAACGCGCTCGACCGGTCACACGTGGACCGAATCGTGATCGCCATTCACGACGAAGCGGAGCGAAGCCACGCCCACCGGCTCGCCGACGCACTGGGCGCCCCGGCCACGGTGCTCGAGGAGGGGTGGACGCCAACCGGACTGATCGCGCTGTACGCCCGCGCCGAGGTGCTCCTGGCCACGCGCCTGCACTCGGCGATCTTCGCTTTCATCGCCGGCACGCCGGCCGTGGCCGTCTCCAGCGCCGGGACGAAGACGGAGGGGGTTTACGAGTCACTGGGTCTGCCGGGTTCCTGGGTCATGCCCCTCAGGGACACGACGGGCTCCCGGCTTTCCGCGCAAATGACGGAGATGGCAGGCGAGTCAGCTGCCCGAGCTCAGGTCCAGGAAGCCATGGAACGACTGCGGAAGAACGGCAACCCCGTAGCCGCGCACTTCGCGGCCCTGGCGCAGCACCGTCGGCCTCTTCCGGTGAGGGACTAG
- a CDS encoding GNAT family N-acetyltransferase: MSKAADRPSYDVVLVEDVPRQQIVELLQAAFGPAKTADHYTWKHVEGPWGPSRGWVAVDGDAVLGARLIVPWRLALDGRSFAASRAMDGAVTPAARGRGVFSGLVRREMSHLAAAERWHVLYSTSVPASREAYRRLGWTILEPRPSVLSVRLPRRPALVEEIDPRTVQPTIPAGRLHTDWDARGLGWRVDPRSGHRYEAVQLRNGGSRLLYRRTTLRGVPVLVVVVRTGPPEEQSALLGAACARGRCGAVILQALDPATSARPRVVSGSTVSVWQQEGPDAPVDARAGGNWTFTGADLEGVL; encoded by the coding sequence GTGAGCAAGGCAGCAGACCGGCCCTCGTACGACGTCGTGCTGGTCGAGGACGTCCCGAGGCAGCAGATCGTCGAGTTGCTGCAGGCGGCGTTCGGACCTGCCAAGACGGCGGACCACTACACCTGGAAGCACGTCGAAGGCCCGTGGGGTCCCTCCCGAGGATGGGTGGCGGTCGACGGGGACGCCGTGCTGGGCGCGCGGCTGATCGTCCCGTGGCGCCTGGCGCTGGACGGAAGGAGCTTCGCCGCGTCCCGGGCCATGGACGGAGCGGTCACTCCCGCAGCGCGGGGCCGCGGCGTCTTCAGTGGTCTGGTCAGGCGCGAGATGTCCCACCTCGCAGCAGCCGAGCGCTGGCACGTCCTCTACTCGACCTCTGTCCCCGCCAGTCGGGAGGCGTACCGCCGGCTGGGTTGGACGATCCTGGAGCCCCGGCCGTCCGTGCTGTCGGTGCGTCTTCCACGACGCCCGGCGCTGGTGGAGGAGATCGATCCCCGGACGGTGCAGCCGACGATCCCCGCCGGCCGGCTCCACACCGACTGGGACGCCCGCGGCCTGGGATGGCGAGTGGATCCGCGCTCCGGTCATCGGTACGAGGCGGTCCAGCTCCGGAACGGCGGCAGCCGCCTGCTGTACCGGCGCACGACCCTGCGCGGCGTCCCCGTCCTGGTCGTCGTGGTGAGGACCGGTCCACCCGAGGAGCAGTCGGCGCTCCTCGGGGCCGCGTGCGCTCGAGGACGGTGCGGTGCGGTGATCCTGCAGGCGCTCGATCCAGCGACGTCCGCGAGGCCGCGGGTGGTATCGGGGAGCACCGTCTCGGTGTGGCAGCAGGAGGGCCCGGACGCTCCGGTCGACGCGAGGGCCGGCGGCAACTGGACGTTCACCGGTGCAGACCTGGAAGGGGTCCTGTGA
- a CDS encoding lasso peptide biosynthesis B2 protein — protein sequence MTSAEPAARADTENRATPAFDRYASTPLTPRWSVPTARAAAWTAWAVWRTRRSLKSAGLQAVVPDVPPLPPGARRGVFAVLRRLEPTCLERSLVEQAWLAVNGVRCDVVVGVARPEARVEAHAWLAGDALPSRAANGYSEIHRLPPSAVIAPKPAEIPESPRPYQLTALQTSIGMLVGQNPSAPPLPRALRAQTAREALEASILQALQSPPCVISFSGGRDSSAVLAVAAHVARREGLPLPIPVTLRFPDVGASDEGSWQELVVRHLALTEWEKVALTDEMDIVGPLAQRVMRQHGLLWPLNAHFHLPVAERAPGGSVLTGFGGDELLSMGWDWERVNQALTGRVRLNKRDAVRIAVAAMPPVVRRLFLERRKRHRPAPRLTWLRPDAEAAVARMKLDAAARAAVHWDENIRRDWWPSLYRSVCADSLDIVSRGAGSRFASSPLCDGVFLDALARERGRGGFASRTEAMQYLVGDLLPHPVLNRSTKGFFDGAFWNVHARQAAQDWDGSGVDASVVDPDVLHAMWKTEGSGSDARSWMLLQSAWLAQHRAAATRTSAATTETTGGAQKRG from the coding sequence GTGACGAGCGCGGAGCCGGCAGCAAGGGCCGACACAGAGAACCGCGCCACCCCCGCATTCGACCGCTATGCGAGTACGCCCCTGACGCCCCGGTGGTCCGTGCCGACTGCGCGAGCCGCCGCCTGGACCGCCTGGGCCGTCTGGCGGACGCGACGGTCCTTGAAGTCGGCGGGCCTCCAAGCCGTCGTCCCGGACGTACCCCCCTTGCCGCCCGGTGCGCGGCGCGGCGTGTTCGCGGTCCTTCGACGCCTCGAACCCACCTGCCTGGAACGGTCGCTCGTCGAGCAGGCCTGGCTGGCGGTCAACGGCGTTCGCTGTGACGTCGTGGTCGGGGTCGCCCGACCGGAGGCCAGGGTGGAAGCGCACGCCTGGCTCGCCGGAGATGCGCTGCCGTCACGGGCGGCGAACGGCTACTCGGAGATTCATCGACTGCCGCCCTCCGCTGTGATCGCACCAAAGCCGGCAGAGATACCGGAGTCCCCCCGGCCCTACCAGCTGACGGCACTGCAGACATCGATCGGGATGCTGGTCGGGCAGAATCCCTCGGCGCCACCGCTGCCCAGGGCGCTGCGGGCACAGACCGCCCGTGAGGCGCTCGAGGCGTCGATCCTCCAGGCGTTGCAGAGTCCGCCGTGCGTCATCAGTTTCTCCGGGGGGCGCGACTCGTCCGCGGTCCTCGCGGTCGCCGCCCATGTGGCCCGGCGTGAGGGCCTGCCCCTGCCGATCCCGGTGACGCTGCGCTTTCCTGACGTCGGCGCTTCCGACGAGGGGTCTTGGCAGGAACTCGTCGTTCGACACCTCGCACTGACCGAGTGGGAGAAGGTCGCACTGACCGATGAGATGGACATCGTCGGCCCGCTAGCCCAGCGCGTGATGCGACAACACGGATTGCTCTGGCCGCTGAACGCGCACTTCCACCTGCCCGTCGCGGAGCGGGCGCCAGGGGGCTCGGTGCTCACCGGCTTCGGCGGTGACGAGTTGCTGTCGATGGGATGGGACTGGGAACGCGTCAACCAGGCGCTGACCGGCCGCGTGCGCCTCAACAAGAGGGACGCAGTCCGGATTGCAGTCGCTGCGATGCCTCCGGTGGTCCGGCGCCTGTTCCTCGAGCGCCGGAAGCGGCACAGGCCGGCTCCGCGGCTCACGTGGTTGCGGCCGGATGCAGAGGCGGCGGTCGCGAGGATGAAGCTCGACGCGGCCGCCCGCGCGGCGGTCCACTGGGACGAGAACATCCGTCGAGACTGGTGGCCGAGCCTGTACCGCAGCGTCTGTGCCGACAGCCTCGACATCGTGTCGCGCGGCGCGGGCTCTCGGTTCGCGTCGAGTCCCCTGTGCGATGGCGTCTTCCTGGACGCGCTCGCCCGGGAACGTGGCCGCGGCGGGTTCGCCAGCCGAACGGAGGCGATGCAGTACCTGGTCGGTGATCTTCTGCCCCACCCGGTGCTCAACCGGTCGACCAAAGGATTCTTCGATGGGGCCTTTTGGAACGTCCACGCGCGTCAGGCGGCGCAGGACTGGGACGGCTCCGGGGTGGATGCGAGCGTCGTTGATCCGGACGTGCTCCATGCCATGTGGAAGACCGAGGGCTCCGGCTCTGACGCCCGTAGTTGGATGCTCCTCCAGTCTGCATGGCTCGCTCAGCACCGAGCGGCTGCGACTCGGACGTCAGCCGCCACCACCGAAACCACGGGTGGCGCGCAGAAGCGCGGCTGA
- a CDS encoding IS3 family transposase (programmed frameshift): protein MARKTYSEEFRRDAVELYRSTPGATVVGIAGDLGIMDGTLSAWLKAAGVEVQRRPGGRSGPPGPEGETPEQELARLRARVSELEADQRKLNSERDILRAAAKYFGRGDALVTRFQFVADHRDAFEVKRMCQIVEVARTSFYAWEAGAEARAVADEELAARIRAVHAEDPGNRAYGAPRVTAELNDGAPAEARVNHKRVARVMASNGIAGIRLRRRVRTTIPEPADQQVPDLLERNFTADAPNRVYVGDITYLPCGDGRNLYLATVIDCFSRRLVGWSIADHMRTELVEDALLAAHRERGGLTGAIFHSDHGAQYTSRAYADLCDRLGVTRSMGAVGSSADNALAESFNATLKRETLAGAPGWDTPAQARRAVFAWSTRYNTRRRHSACGQISPSAYEARRSPATLPTAA from the exons GTGGCGAGGAAGACGTACTCCGAGGAGTTCCGCCGGGACGCGGTGGAGCTGTACCGGTCGACGCCGGGGGCGACGGTGGTGGGGATCGCCGGCGACCTGGGGATCATGGACGGAACGCTGTCGGCGTGGCTGAAGGCCGCTGGCGTTGAGGTGCAGCGGCGGCCTGGTGGCCGGTCCGGACCGCCAGGACCGGAGGGCGAGACTCCTGAGCAGGAACTCGCCCGCCTGCGCGCTCGAGTCAGCGAGCTGGAGGCTGATCAGCGGAAGCTGAACAGTGAGCGAGACATCCTGCGGGCGGCGGCCAAGTATTTCG GCCGGGGAGACGCGCTGGTGACCCGCTTCCAGTTCGTCGCCGACCACCGGGACGCCTTCGAGGTGAAGCGGATGTGCCAGATCGTGGAGGTCGCCCGAACATCGTTCTACGCCTGGGAGGCCGGCGCCGAGGCCCGTGCCGTGGCCGATGAGGAGCTCGCGGCCCGGATTCGCGCGGTGCACGCCGAGGACCCGGGCAACCGGGCCTACGGGGCGCCGCGGGTGACCGCCGAGCTCAACGACGGCGCCCCGGCCGAGGCGCGGGTGAACCACAAGCGGGTCGCCCGCGTCATGGCCTCCAACGGCATCGCCGGGATCCGGCTGCGCCGGCGGGTGCGCACCACGATCCCCGAACCGGCTGATCAGCAGGTGCCTGACCTGCTTGAACGCAACTTCACCGCCGACGCCCCCAACCGCGTCTACGTCGGGGACATCACCTACCTGCCCTGCGGCGACGGGCGCAACCTCTACCTGGCCACGGTGATCGACTGCTTCTCCCGCCGGCTGGTGGGCTGGTCGATCGCCGACCACATGCGCACCGAACTCGTCGAAGACGCACTGCTCGCCGCGCACCGCGAACGCGGCGGCCTGACCGGGGCCATCTTTCACAGCGACCACGGCGCTCAATACACGTCACGGGCCTACGCCGACCTGTGCGACCGCCTCGGCGTGACCCGCTCGATGGGCGCGGTCGGCTCCAGCGCCGACAACGCCCTGGCCGAGTCCTTCAACGCCACCCTCAAGCGCGAGACCCTCGCCGGCGCTCCCGGCTGGGACACCCCCGCCCAGGCGCGGCGCGCGGTGTTCGCCTGGAGCACCCGCTACAACACCCGCCGGCGGCACTCCGCCTGCGGCCAGATCAGCCCCAGCGCCTACGAGGCCCGCCGGTCTCCGGCTACGCTGCCAACCGCGGCGTAG
- a CDS encoding glycosyltransferase — protein MITSAHVGPPKLRVLHVLTSTQRRGAESFALSVQRGLRERGHDTRPVALVGASHPPTLPVDPLGATHLGPATLMGLRRAAADVDVVVAHGSRTLPACALALCFSRVPVVYVNIGDPLFWANTPLRRARVRLMFRRLAAVAARTEASRKALIDHLGMRPAAVRVIGNGRRSSDFPPTDEHRRAAARKALGLDGAGDVVVHAGALAPEKRVDVLIDAVGRMDSSTRLVLAGDGLLRAELERQARAVLGDRAVFLGVRNDVAQVLAAADVLALASDSEGLPGVVIEAGLVGIPVVATAVGFTSSVVVDGVTGVLVEPGDPVRMARAVETALTAAEEMGAAGRRHCMEQFEMERILDAWESLLHEVAR, from the coding sequence GTGATCACCTCCGCGCACGTGGGGCCGCCGAAGCTGCGGGTTCTGCACGTCCTGACGTCGACGCAACGTCGCGGCGCGGAGTCGTTCGCCCTCAGCGTGCAGCGTGGCCTGCGGGAGCGGGGGCACGACACCCGGCCGGTCGCGCTCGTCGGCGCGTCGCATCCCCCCACCCTCCCCGTCGATCCACTGGGGGCGACCCATCTGGGGCCGGCGACGCTCATGGGCCTGCGCCGTGCGGCGGCCGATGTCGATGTCGTCGTCGCGCACGGGTCCCGCACCTTGCCGGCCTGCGCCCTCGCCCTGTGCTTCTCCAGGGTCCCGGTCGTCTACGTCAACATCGGTGACCCACTTTTCTGGGCGAACACGCCGCTCCGTCGTGCCCGAGTGCGACTGATGTTCCGCCGTCTCGCTGCCGTGGCGGCTCGCACCGAGGCCTCGCGGAAGGCGTTGATCGACCATCTGGGCATGCGGCCCGCCGCGGTCCGCGTCATCGGCAACGGCCGGCGTTCGAGCGACTTCCCGCCGACCGACGAGCACCGGAGAGCCGCTGCTCGCAAGGCGCTTGGGCTTGATGGCGCCGGGGATGTCGTGGTCCACGCGGGAGCCTTGGCGCCGGAGAAGCGGGTCGACGTCCTCATCGACGCCGTCGGTCGCATGGACTCGTCGACCCGGCTGGTGCTGGCGGGTGACGGGCTCCTCCGAGCGGAACTGGAGAGGCAAGCGCGCGCCGTTCTCGGTGACCGCGCCGTATTCCTGGGCGTGCGGAACGACGTTGCTCAGGTGTTGGCGGCCGCGGACGTCCTGGCGCTGGCGAGCGACAGCGAAGGCCTGCCTGGCGTGGTGATCGAGGCCGGGCTCGTGGGGATCCCGGTCGTGGCCACGGCCGTCGGCTTCACCTCATCCGTCGTCGTGGACGGCGTCACGGGGGTCCTGGTTGAACCCGGGGATCCCGTGCGCATGGCCCGCGCGGTCGAGACCGCGCTGACCGCCGCGGAGGAGATGGGCGCGGCCGGTCGCAGGCACTGCATGGAGCAGTTCGAGATGGAGCGGATCCTCGACGCCTGGGAGTCGCTGCTGCACGAGGTGGCGCGGTGA
- a CDS encoding polysaccharide deacetylase family protein: protein MAYHGVSDPRALVDQIAALRRRYQLVTGDDIARAVATGEKLPPASLWLTFDDGHPDAFAVADLLAEEGVSACMFVCPGTLDTRVPFWWQVVDHAGGAGVIAPGEQTQFSRARLKMLPDPERRAEVAVLEERLRDRLGQPLTVEQATQHDLRRWCEAGHEIGNHTWDHPCLPRCTDPEQRRQLVQAHETLVSWGIAPRFFAYPNGDLGEEAERTAQELGYVASFLFDHRLTRLDESSHRLSRLRLDASASVGRARSIASGAHSAAFGILR from the coding sequence GTGGCGTACCACGGAGTCTCCGATCCCCGGGCGCTGGTCGATCAGATCGCCGCACTGAGGCGGAGGTACCAGCTCGTCACCGGAGACGACATCGCGAGGGCCGTCGCGACGGGGGAGAAGCTGCCGCCCGCATCGTTGTGGTTGACCTTCGACGACGGGCACCCGGACGCATTCGCGGTGGCTGACCTCCTCGCCGAGGAAGGCGTCTCGGCATGCATGTTCGTCTGCCCCGGGACGTTGGACACCCGCGTTCCGTTCTGGTGGCAGGTCGTGGACCACGCCGGCGGGGCGGGAGTCATCGCTCCAGGGGAGCAGACACAGTTCTCCCGGGCGCGGCTGAAGATGCTCCCCGACCCCGAGCGGCGCGCTGAGGTCGCCGTCCTCGAGGAACGTCTGCGCGACCGACTCGGGCAACCGCTGACCGTGGAACAGGCGACGCAGCACGACCTGCGTCGTTGGTGCGAAGCCGGCCACGAGATCGGAAACCACACCTGGGACCACCCGTGCCTGCCGAGGTGCACCGATCCCGAGCAGCGCCGCCAGCTCGTCCAGGCCCACGAGACGCTGGTCAGCTGGGGCATCGCCCCGCGGTTCTTCGCCTATCCCAACGGCGACCTGGGGGAGGAGGCCGAACGGACCGCCCAGGAGCTGGGGTACGTCGCGTCGTTCCTGTTCGATCACCGGCTGACGAGGCTGGACGAGAGCTCCCACCGCCTGTCACGCCTCCGGCTGGACGCGTCGGCGAGCGTGGGCCGGGCGCGGTCCATCGCCTCCGGCGCGCACTCGGCCGCCTTCGGGATCCTGCGGTGA
- a CDS encoding glycosyltransferase, producing MTDELHVVHVINRLSPSGGAEVSLLQSLPHLRAAGIRSTVVTVHPHDRGSRVDEARSSGADVICLDAPGLLSATARFMRLLPGLQADLVHTTLFDAGVVGRVAARMRGVPAVISVVNAAYAATVGRASGGRLAGVVVKQVDRQLTRHATIGVHALSHFSASAAEETLGADPHRITVVPRGRDRAALGHPSPERRASARAALELDDTQPVVLSVGRQEGQKAHHLLVQAFTTVVAKHPRAVLVLAGRPGANTSRIESCITQADLPEGSVRVLGRRDDVGDLLCAADVFALPSLSEGLGGVVIEAMAMEAAVASFALPAVVEVLGDSGVVVPPGDVVALGDAVLSLIDDPVRRRRLVATALSRFEDNYRIETVAARMADWYRSLSHAGR from the coding sequence GTGACCGATGAGCTCCACGTGGTCCACGTCATCAACCGGCTCTCGCCGTCCGGCGGCGCCGAGGTCTCCCTGCTCCAGTCCCTTCCCCACCTCCGTGCCGCAGGCATCCGCAGCACCGTGGTCACCGTCCACCCGCACGATCGCGGTTCCCGGGTGGACGAGGCGCGGTCATCGGGCGCTGACGTCATCTGTCTCGATGCGCCTGGGTTGCTGTCGGCCACTGCTCGGTTCATGCGGCTGCTTCCCGGCCTCCAGGCAGACCTCGTCCACACGACCCTCTTCGATGCCGGAGTCGTCGGCCGGGTGGCCGCCCGCATGCGCGGTGTCCCAGCCGTGATCTCCGTGGTCAACGCGGCCTACGCGGCCACCGTAGGGAGAGCATCCGGTGGCCGCCTGGCGGGGGTGGTCGTAAAGCAGGTCGACCGGCAGCTGACGCGGCACGCCACGATCGGCGTGCATGCTCTGTCCCATTTCTCGGCATCCGCTGCGGAGGAGACGTTGGGCGCCGATCCTCACCGGATCACCGTCGTCCCTCGTGGGCGCGACCGAGCGGCTCTGGGGCATCCCAGCCCGGAGCGCCGAGCGTCCGCTCGAGCTGCCTTGGAGCTCGATGACACCCAGCCGGTGGTGCTGTCGGTCGGGCGTCAGGAAGGGCAGAAGGCACACCACCTCCTTGTCCAGGCGTTCACGACAGTTGTCGCGAAGCACCCCAGGGCGGTGCTCGTGCTCGCGGGACGGCCTGGCGCCAATACCAGCCGCATCGAGAGCTGCATCACGCAGGCGGATCTCCCTGAGGGCAGTGTCCGTGTACTGGGACGCCGCGATGATGTGGGTGATCTTCTCTGCGCCGCAGACGTCTTCGCTCTTCCTTCGTTGTCGGAAGGCCTCGGTGGCGTCGTCATCGAGGCGATGGCCATGGAGGCTGCCGTCGCCAGCTTCGCGCTGCCGGCGGTGGTTGAGGTGCTGGGAGACTCGGGCGTCGTCGTCCCGCCGGGCGATGTGGTGGCCCTCGGAGATGCGGTCCTCTCTCTCATCGACGATCCCGTGCGCCGGCGGCGATTGGTCGCGACGGCGCTCAGCCGCTTCGAGGACAACTATCGGATCGAGACGGTGGCCGCGCGCATGGCCGACTGGTATCGATCCCTGTCCCATGCCGGACGGTGA
- a CDS encoding response regulator transcription factor, translating into MLEKRGIPVVGDADRLTILRQRCAETHPQVVVSAERFPDGDLLAGLTALLSSGARILAVCESHSDNVVDILLAGASGCVFLTDGLPDDVAQGVRTVSKGGSALHPLAAHAVLNRWRAERDGPSPSNPRRDVLTSREREILAAMARGLTTRGVAEKLEISVKTVEAHKARVFAKLGARNQAHAVSLARSRHLLD; encoded by the coding sequence GTGCTCGAGAAGCGCGGCATACCAGTCGTAGGTGATGCGGACCGGCTCACCATCCTGCGGCAACGCTGCGCTGAGACACACCCGCAGGTCGTGGTCAGCGCGGAACGGTTTCCCGACGGCGACCTCCTCGCCGGCCTTACTGCCCTGCTGTCGTCGGGGGCGCGCATTCTTGCGGTGTGCGAGAGCCACTCAGACAACGTCGTCGACATCCTGCTCGCCGGTGCGTCCGGTTGTGTGTTCCTCACTGACGGCTTGCCGGACGATGTGGCACAGGGGGTGCGCACGGTGTCGAAGGGGGGATCGGCACTGCATCCGCTGGCGGCCCATGCGGTTCTCAATCGCTGGCGGGCGGAGCGTGACGGACCCAGTCCCTCAAACCCCCGCCGAGACGTCCTGACGAGCCGCGAGCGGGAGATCCTCGCGGCCATGGCCAGGGGGTTGACCACTCGAGGGGTAGCCGAGAAGTTGGAGATCTCCGTCAAGACGGTCGAGGCGCACAAAGCGCGGGTGTTCGCGAAGCTGGGAGCTCGCAATCAGGCGCACGCGGTGTCCCTAGCGAGGTCCCGACACCTGCTGGATTGA